Genomic DNA from Leptolyngbya sp. CCY15150:
GTCTTGCAAGAACTTGCTAGCACCGAATCTAGCTTGCAGGTAGAAGGCACAATCTACGCGACCAGCGGGCGCGGGCCGAGCATTCCCATCGTGGGCCGCAATGCTCAACCTCCCACGTCCTCTGGTATCCAGGTCGAGCCAACATCCGCCACCTATCAAACCGATGAACTGATCGAGATGGAGATTACTAACTCCGAGCCGGATGCGGTGTATTTGAGTTCGCTAGTCATCGATAGCCAGGGCAATATCGTTGTGCTGCACCCCGCCCGCTGGGATGACCCTGACGAAGCCGCCCGCATTGATGCCAATGAATCCAAGGTCGTTCCCCGTGCTGAAGATGGTGTGCAGTTTCGGCTTAGCGGTTCCGGTTTCATTGAGGTGCTGACCATTGTGAGCCAGCAGCCGTTACGTAGTTTACTCCGCAACCTGCAAACGATCGCCAGCAGAGGGGGGCGCGAGCGCGGCGCGGTGCTCTTTGATGAGGGCGATCCGCTCGATTTGGTTACTGATTTGCTGGGCGATGTGGATTCGCTCTCCCGGAGTACCGGGACTATCTCTGTAGACACGGTGGCAGAGGAAGATACGGCGGTGGATTCTGGTGCGATCGCGGTCTTCTCCACCCTCATCGAAATTGTTGAGTAGGGGCAACGGGGCGATCGCCTCCCTGTGGCAAGTCAGCGACGGCGGCACCCAGGTCTTGATGGATGCTTTCTATGCGGCATTGAATAACGGCTACAGCAAAGCCGAAGCCCTGCAACGGGCGCAGCAGGCATTGATCACCAGCGACGAAACTGTTTTGGAAGGCGATCGCGGCAACGCCACCATTGAGATTATCGATAGCCGCACTGGGCAACCCTTGACCCAAAGCCCTGACCTGGCCCATCCCTACTATTGGGCACCGTTTATTTTGATTGGCAATGGGTTGTAAGATATCCAAGATAACTAGCCAGGCTCCAATCCATGCAAAGTAATCGAAATCATCAAAGAAATGAGGATTGAAGGTGCCTGCGTTATGGGTTGCCTTTGAGCCGTTCACAGCAGCTAGATCCGTGGTGCGATCGCTCTCAAGACTCCCAACACGCGATGGA
This window encodes:
- a CDS encoding CHAT domain-containing protein, with amino-acid sequence MSRGNGAIASLWQVSDGGTQVLMDAFYAALNNGYSKAEALQRAQQALITSDETVLEGDRGNATIEIIDSRTGQPLTQSPDLAHPYYWAPFILIGNGL